The following nucleotide sequence is from Pseudomonas sp. S09G 359.
AGTCCGGGTTGAACGCCAGCGGGTCGAGGAACGCATCGTCGAGGCGACGGTAGATCACATCCACGGCCTTGGGGCCGTCGGTGGTGCGCATGAACACGCGGTCATCACGCACAAACAGGTCGGCGCCCTCTACCAGTTCCACGCCCATTTCCCGGGCTAAAAAGGCATGTTCAAAAAACGCGCTGTTGAAACGCCCCGGGGTCAGCACCACCACGCTGGGGTTATCCAGGGGGCTGGAGCTTTTCAGGGTGTCGAGCAACAGGTTGGGGTAATGGTCGATGGGAGCAATGCGCTGGGCGGCGAACAGTTCGGGGAACAGGCGCATCATCATTTTGCGGTCTTCGAGCATGTAGCTGACACCGCTCGGGGTACGCAGGTTGTCTTCCAGCACGTAGTAACTGCCGTCGCCATCGCGTACGAGGTCGACCCCGGAGATGTGGGAATACAGATCGCGGTGCAGGTTGAGCCCCTGCATTGCCAACTGGTACTGCTCGTTGGCCAGTACCTGTTCGGCAGGGATAATCCCGGCCTTGATGATGCGCTGGTCGCGGTAAAGGTCGGCCAGAAACATGTTCAGGGCCTTGACCCGCTGGATACAGCCGCGCTCGACCATACGCCATTCGCTGGCGGGGATGCTGCGCGGGATGGTGTCAAAGGGAATCAGGCGCTCGGTGCCCTGCTCGTCGCCGTACAAGGTGAAGGTGATACCCGCGCGGTGAAACAGCAAATCGGCTTCGCGCCGGCGCTGGGCCAGCAGTTCAGCCGGGGTTTCAGCCAACCAGCGGGCGAATTCGCGGTAATGGGGGCGAACCTGCCCTGCCCCGTCGTACATTTCGTCGTAATAAGTGCGGATCATGCCGAACTCCTTGTCACCCGGACGCAAGAACTATCGCAAGGCCCGTGCCAGCGGCATAAACACTTAAGAATCAGTGAGTTGAATTACCACCAGGTTCTGGCCGCACCGTCCTGGTGCGCAGAATGCCCGGTGCCTCCCCGCGCGCTTCATCGCAATGCGGGCTTTGGCTATCAACAGCATAGTCAGAGTTGATTTCACTGCCCGGCCACACCTGCGGATAATTGCCATCATCTGCTGAACAGTCTTCAGCGCACCGCTCTTCCCTTTAGGCCACCCTGCTTTGGGTGGCTTTTTTTTGGTGCTGAAAAAGTGATGACAAGTTCCGAGTAGTTTTCACACAGCACAAACAAAATCGGCCGACCCAAAGGTCAGCCGATACGCTGCGGTTTTCATGCGAATCAATAGCGTAATTTACATGGGTAACCCACGCACCTCCTGCTTGACGCCCCATCCTTCGATGATGCCGCCCAGAGGCTCGACCACCGCCTCAAAGTCCTGCTCGAAGTCTCCTATGCCGTCGTAGGTTGCGAACATGATCTTGCTCAGTTCCAGGTACCAGGCGCCATCGTCGCGCGCGCTGACCTGGGCATTCAGGGATTCCCCACGAAACTCACCCGCAGCCCTGCGCGCCCGTTCCTCATCCGGGAATATGGCGTAGAACTCGATGGGGTGGAAACGCGAGAAGTCGAAGCCGCCTTCTTTCATGCGGCGCAGAACGTTGGTGCTGATGTCTTCTTGATAGGCTGTGCTCATGAAAAGTGCTCCTCGAATTGATGGATAGACTTTCCGTGCTTCCCGAAGCCCGCGCCCTACTGGCGCGGGAGCTACGGCACATACAACACCGCTGGAAAACAAGCATGTAGCTGACAAGACCAGACCTTAGCGATTCATTCGCTGATCTCATTTGCAGAGTAGCGCGAAGCTATCACCTCCACCAGAGGTGTGTGATGGGCATACAGGGATTGTTCAGGCGGCAGGCGAGATGTCGAGGATCTGGATACTGTTCTGGTCTTTGAGGATCTTGACCGTAGGCTCGGGTTTGCGCCCTTCCAGGTCATTGAGGTCCAGCTCTGCAGCCACCGGCACCAGCTTGTTGCGGATCATGTGCGCCGCATCTTCGAGGCTGGGCTTTTGCTCGCAGGTGAACTGCTCCACGGTCTGCACGCCGTGATCATCAACGAAGGTAATTTGCCACGTTTGCATCGGTGCCTCCTCGATAAAGCCCGCGTGTGGGCTCACAACTATCTGGACCTTGAGGGTTAACCAAACGTTCCACTCAAGGCCGGAGGCACCGGATCAGCTGCACTTACTTTTCAGCGTGTTCCTTGAGGGCTTTCAAGGTGTTGAACGGCGCATCCACCACGAACTTGTTGGCCAGCCACGAAGGCACGCTACCGCCTGGCTCGGTGTGCACCTGGTAGGTGACTTCGGTCTGGTTGTCGCCTTTGGGCACCAGTTTCCAGAACCCGTCGACTTTGGCGACGCGCACGTAGCCTTTTTCTTCAGGCTTGTAGGTCGGAACACCTTCCAGCTTGCGGGTCAGGGTGCCGTCGGCCGCCTTGCTGGTGGTGATATGCAGGTAGGAATCACGATCCGTCACCGGGAACGGGGCCTTGAATTGGGTGTAGGTCCAACTCTCGTCACCTTTCTTGTCCACCAGTTTCTGCGATTTGCACTCATGGATCCAGGAACAGGCACCGGCCACGTCTTCCTGCAGAGCGACGATCTTGGCGACGGGCGCCTTGATAACTGTTACACCGCGATACGCCTTGTACTTGGAGCCGGC
It contains:
- a CDS encoding circularly permuted type 2 ATP-grasp protein, whose protein sequence is MIRTYYDEMYDGAGQVRPHYREFARWLAETPAELLAQRRREADLLFHRAGITFTLYGDEQGTERLIPFDTIPRSIPASEWRMVERGCIQRVKALNMFLADLYRDQRIIKAGIIPAEQVLANEQYQLAMQGLNLHRDLYSHISGVDLVRDGDGSYYVLEDNLRTPSGVSYMLEDRKMMMRLFPELFAAQRIAPIDHYPNLLLDTLKSSSPLDNPSVVVLTPGRFNSAFFEHAFLAREMGVELVEGADLFVRDDRVFMRTTDGPKAVDVIYRRLDDAFLDPLAFNPDSMLGVPGLLAAYRSGNVVLANAIGTGVADDKSVYPFVTEMIRFYLDEEPILQNVPTFQCRKPEELSHVLANLPELVVKETQGSGGYGMLVGPASTAAEIEAFRARIKAKPHAYIAQPTLCLSTCPTFVENGIAPRHIDLRPFVLSGKETRVVPGGLTRVALREGSLVVNSSQGGGTKDTWVVED
- a CDS encoding ribonuclease E inhibitor RraB, whose amino-acid sequence is MSTAYQEDISTNVLRRMKEGGFDFSRFHPIEFYAIFPDEERARRAAGEFRGESLNAQVSARDDGAWYLELSKIMFATYDGIGDFEQDFEAVVEPLGGIIEGWGVKQEVRGLPM
- a CDS encoding START domain-containing protein — protein: MGSLKRMAVLCGFTVLFAATAQAEDWQVAKDEDGIKVSLSEIAGSKYKAYRGVTVIKAPVAKIVALQEDVAGACSWIHECKSQKLVDKKGDESWTYTQFKAPFPVTDRDSYLHITTSKAADGTLTRKLEGVPTYKPEEKGYVRVAKVDGFWKLVPKGDNQTEVTYQVHTEPGGSVPSWLANKFVVDAPFNTLKALKEHAEK